One Capricornis sumatraensis isolate serow.1 chromosome 8, serow.2, whole genome shotgun sequence genomic region harbors:
- the TIMM22 gene encoding mitochondrial import inner membrane translocase subunit Tim22: MAATAPRAGASAPEAAASPEPPLQYSLLLQYLVGDKRQPRLLEPGSLGGIPSPAKSEEQKMIERAMESCAFKAALACVGGFVLGGAFGVFTAGIDTNVGFDPKDPYRTPTAREVLKDMGQRGMSYAKNFAIVGAMFSCTECLVESYRGKSDWKNSVISGCITGGAIGFRAGLKAGVIGCGGFAAFSAAIDYYLR, from the exons ATGGCGGCGACCGCCCCCAGGGCTGGGGCCTCCGCACCTGAGGCGGCGGCTTCCCCCGAACCTCCGCTGCAGTACAGCCTTCTTCTGCAGTACTTGGTGGGCGACAAGCGTCAGCCCCGGctcctggagcctgggagcctgggCGGGATCCCGAGTCCAGCCAAGAGTGAGGAGCAGAAGATGATCGAGAGGGCGATGGAAAGCTGTGCCTTCAAGGCTGCGCTGGCCTGCGTGGGAG GATTTGTCTTGGGAGGTGCATTTGGGGTGTTCACCGCTGGCATTGATACCAACGTAGGCTTTGACCCCAAGGATCCTTACCGCACGCcgacagccagagaagtccttAAAGACATGGGCCAGAGAGGAATGTCCTATGCCAAAAATTTTGCCATTGTGGGCGCCATGTTTTCTTGCACTGAATGTTTAGTAGAATCT TACCGGGGAAAATCAGATTGGAAGAACAGTGTCATTAGTGGCTGCATCACTGGAGGAGCCATTGGTTTCAGAG CTGGCTTGAAGGCTGGGGTCATCGGCTGTGGAGGGTTTGCTGCTTTCTCCGCTGCGATTGACTATTACCTACGGTGA